The sequence below is a genomic window from Clostridiales bacterium.
AATACACACCCCCGGCCATACGCAAGGCTCGGTATGCTATGTCATTGATAATTGTATCTTCTCGGGCGACACCCTATTTAAAGAAAGCATAGGCCGAACGGACTTAGCGGGCGGCAATTACAACCAGATTATCCAATCAATCAACAAGCTCTTTAACCTAAAAGGCGATTACACGGTATATTCGGGGCATGGCGAGCCTACAACTTTGAGATACGAGCAAGAAAACAACCCTTATGTATAATATCAATATTCCTTTTTTATTGCCCGAAAACGAGGATATAATAAGACTATTTTTTAAAGAATACCGCCGCGGCGAGCGGTCCGATATTTTTATTGACCAAAACATATCTTTTGAAGGCCAAAAAGTCATAAGCCTTGTCAAAACCAACCTAGGCGGCGAGCCTTTGGAATTTTTGGATAGCCAGCGATTTTTATACCCAAAAGGCTCTTTAGAATATTCCAAATATCTCAAAAGATTTGCCAAACATAGTTTATACAAAGTTTTAAAACAACTAACCGGCCAAGCTATGCCTTGGGGCAGCCTTACGGGCATCCGTCCCACAAGGCTTGCTTATGAGCTTATAGAACAAAATATCCCGATCGAACAAATAGCGCCCGCGCTCAAGCAAACTTTTGACATTTCAGCCCAAAAACTAGAACTCCTTATGCGGATAATACAAGCTCAAAAGGGCATATACACAAAAGATGCGCGCGCCGTTAATCTATATGTCAATATACCCGTATGCGCCACAAGATGCAGTTATTGTTCTTTTATTTCTTCCCAAATAGATAAATGCGGGCATCTATTGGACACATATTGCAAACTATTAAGCCAAGAAATCAAATTCAGCCTTGACATAATAAAATCCCAAAACCAGTATGTCCGAACGGTCTATGTGGGCGGCGGCACGCCCACGGCGATCGCCGCAGACCAGCTTGACGCTATCTTATCAGAGCTGCCCAAAGACGCCTTGGAATTTACCGTGGAAGCGGGCAGGCCGGACAGCGTTACCAAAGAAAAACTGGATTTGTTAAAAGCCCAAAATGTAACCCGAATCAGCATTAACCCCCAAACATTCAACCAAGATGTTTTGGATACGATAGGGCGCGGGCACACGGTCCAAGATATTTTTAGGGCGTACGAGCTAGCAAGGCAAAACTATGATTTTATAATCAATATGGACTTAATAGCGGGGCTTCCCAATGACGCCTACGGCAGCTTTTGCCAGTCAATCCAAAAAACTTTGCAGCTTGCCCCCGATAACATAACCGTTCATACCCTTAGCCTAAAAAGCGGAGCGAGGCTAAAACAGCAGCAAATAAAATATTTTGGCGATATAGCCCAAATGGTAGATTACGCCTATCAAGAAATAACTTCCCAAGGCTATATCCCTTATTACCTTTACCGCCAAAAAAACACGCTCGGCAATCTAGAAAACACAGGCTACTGCAAGCCCGATACCCAATGTATTAATAATATAGACACTATGGAAGAGAGTGTCTCGGTCGTGGCTTGCGGCGCGGGAGCTATCAGCAAGCGGGTGTTAGGCGGCGGCAGGATTGAGCGCAGCGCCAATGTCAAAAACATAGAGGATTATATCGGCCGTTTTGACGAAATGCTAAAAAGGCGCAAAAAGCTCTTTTTGGCCAAAAACAATAAATTATAATGTCAATCAATTGGCATAATATAATCAAATAATTTTATTTTACATCTTATTGCTCGTATGATATACTAAGACAGATACCTAAAACTTGGTTTAGCGGCTACTCCTCGCTTGACTAGGTTTTTGGCTTATTTTATTATCCGTAGGAGGTTAAAAAATGGATAAGAAAACCAAACAAGAAATCATCTCTAAGTTTGCCCGCAAGGAAGGCGACACGGGCTCGCCCGAAGTTCAAATCGCTTTATTGACTTACAGGATTAACCATCTCAACGAGCATCTAAATATCCACAAAAAAGACCATCATTCAAGACGCGGTCTTTTGCAGCTAGTCGGCACAAGAAGGCAACTTCTCAATTATCTCAAAAGAGTTGATATCAACCGTTACAGAGATATTATAGAAAAATTAGATATACGAAAATAATATTTTTTTAATAAGGGCGGGTTGTCGCCCTTATTATTTGGAGGATTAACAACAGAATATGGAACTAGGACATGTTTTTAAGACGCAGATAGGCGGCAGGGAAGTCATAGTGGAGATAGGCAAATACGCCGAACTCTCCAACGGCTCGTGTCTAATTAGATGCGGCGACACCGTTGTTTTGACCAATGTGACGATGTCCCCTGAGCCCCGAGAAGGAATAGATTTTTTCCCGTTAGGCGTTGATTTTGAGGAAAAAATGTATGCCGTGGGCAAAATCCCCGGCGGTTTTAGGAAGCGCGAAGGCCGCGCGAGCGACAAAGCGATTTTGACCAGCAGGCTTATAGATAGGCCCATAAGACCGCTTTTTCCGCAAGGTTTTTTCAACGATGTGGCGGTGGTTTGCACCGCGTTATCGGTAGACACCAATATCCCTCCCGAAGTTTTCGCCATGATTGGCTCTTCAATCGCCCTGTCAATCTCGGACATACCGTTTTTGGGCCCGACAGGCTCGGTCGTGGTAGGATATGTTGACGGGCAATATGTCATTAATCCCGACAGCGTGCAGCGCGCAAAGTCCGCTATGCATGTTTATGTGAGTGGCACAAAAGACGCGATTATGATGGTTGAGGCGGGCGCTTATGAAGTAAGCGAACAGATAATACTGGAAGGTATTTTATTCGCCCATGAGGAAATCAAAAAGATAGTGGACTTTATAGAGGAAATAGCCAAGGCCGTGGGCAAGCCCAAAAAAGAAGTCCAGTATTACACAATCCCCGACGAGATTGACCAAGCCGTAAGGGAATACGCAGACAAACTTTTGGACGAGGCGCTGGACACCTTTGACAGAGCTACAAGACAAGAAAACCAAGAGCGCGTCCAAGAACAAGTTTTGGAGCATTTCCAAGAAATTTTCCCCGACAAAGCCCGCGAAATAAGCGATGTTTTGTATAATATGACCAAAGAAAAGGTCAGGGCCAAGATTTTGGAAAAAGGCGTCAGACCCGACGGCCGCAAATTAGACGAAATCAGACCTATTTGGTGCGAAACTTCCGTTTTGCCGCGCGTGCACGGCAGCGCCGTATTCACGCGGGGCCAAACCCAAGCGCTGTCCACCGCGACATTGGGCACAATAAGCGATGTCCAAAGGCTGGAAGGGCTGGACGAAGAGAGCTTCAAAAGATATATGCACCATTATAATTTCCCCCCTTATTGCACTGGCGAAGCCAAGCCTTTGCGCGGTCCTAGCCGAAGGGAGATAGGGCATGGCGCTTTGGCCGAGCGCGCGCTGGAAGCTGTGTTGCCGCCAGAATCCGAGTTTCCCTACGCGATCCGCACGGTAAGCGAAATATTAAGTTCCAATGGCTCTACGTCTCAAGCAAGCGTTTGCGGCTCGTGTCTTGCCTTGATGGACGCCGGTGTGCCGATTAAAGCGCCCGTCGCTGGTATCGCTATGGGCCTTATCAAAGACGAGCAAAGCGGCAAAGTCGCCATATTGTCGGACATTCAAGGCATAGAAGACTTTTTGGGGGATATGGACTTTAAGGTCGCCGGAACGGCCAAGGGCATTACGGCTATCCAAATGGACATAAAAATCAAAGGAATAGACAAAGAAATTTTACAAGCCGCCCTAGAACAAGCAAGGGTGGGCAGGCTTCATATACTGGACAAAATGCTTGAAGTATTGCCCGCGCCCCGGCCAGAATTGTCCAAATACGCGCCCAAGATTATTTACTTTGAAATCTCGCCCGACAAGATTGGCGATGTAATCGGCAAAGGCGGCAAGGTAATCAACAAAATTATAGAAGAAACAGGCGTCAAGATTGACATAATGGAAGACGGCAAGGTTATGATTGCCTCTACTGAAATAGATCTGGCCGAACTAGCCAAAAACAAGGTCTTGGCCATTACGGTAGAGCCCGAAGTTGGCTTCCAGTATCAATGCCATATTAACCGCATCTTGGAATTTGGCGCTATCGCCGAAATAGCCCCCGGCAAGGAAGGCTTGATTCACATAAGCAAGCTGGCGCCCCACCGCGTCAGAAAGGTTACCGATGTGGTTAATTTGGGCGACGAAGTCATAGTGGAAGTCATCAAGATAGACCATGATAAAGGCAGGATTGACTTGAAACTGGTAAAAAAACTTGCGAAATAGTATTAGCGTCTTTTAGCCGCCAAAAAATTATTGGCGGATATTAATAAAATTTGTAAAATTATTTTTGGAAATTTAAGGAAAAAAATACAAAAGGAAGGAGTTCACATGGCACATAAGTATGTTTATCTTTTCAAAGAAGGCGACGGCACAATGAGAGAACTTTTGGGCGGCAAGGGCGCCAACTTGGCGGAAATGACCAAACTAGGCCTGCCCGTTCCTCAAGGTTTTACGGTAACCACCGAAGCATGCACCAGATATTATGAAGACGGCAAGAAAATAGCCGACGAAATCAAAGACCAGATTTTTGCCGCTTTGGAAGAACTAGAAAAAATAGAAGGCAAAAAGTTTGGCGATGTCAACAATCCTTTGCTGGTTTCGGTAAGAAGCGGCGCACGCGCTTCCATGCCGGGCATGATGGATACAATCCTAAACCTCGGTCTTAACGATCAGACGGTTTTGGGGCTTGCCAAATTAACCAATAACGAAAGATTCGCTTACGACTCATACCGCAGGTTTATCCAAATGTTCTCCGATGTCGTTATGGAGCAAGAAAAATCCAAGTATGAGCGCATTTTGGACGAAATAAAAGAGAAAAAAGGCTGCAAGCAAGACATAGAGCTTACCGCAGAAGACTTAAAAGAAATAGTTGACTTGTTCAAAAAGCTATATAAAGAAGGCGTAGGCGAAGACTTCCCCCAAGACCCCGCCGCGCAGCTTATGGAAGCCGTAAAAGCGGTATTCAGGTCTTGGGAAAACCCCAGAGCAATCGTATATCGCCGCATGAACGATATCCCTAGTTCGTGGGGAACGGCTGTCAATGTTCAAACAATGGTGTTTGGCAACATGGGCGAAGACAGCGGCACGGGCGTGGCGTTCACGCGCAATCCTTCCACCGGCGAAAACAAGCTTTACGGCGAGTATCTTATGAACGCCCAAGGCGAAGACGTGGTCGCGGGCATCCGCACGCCCAACCCTATTGACGTTTTGGAACAACAAAATCCCGAAATATACAACCAATTTGCCGAAATAGCCGAAAAACTAGAAAAACACTACAAAGACATGCAAGATATGGAGTTTACCATAGAGCGCGGCAAACTTTATATGCTTCAGACCCGCAACGGCAAAAGAACGGCCAAAGCCGCTTTGAAAATCGCGGTTGACCTTGTTAAGGAAGGCCTAATTACCGAAAAAGAAGCGCTTTTGAAGATAGACCCCAAACAACTAGACTCTTTATTGCATCCCCAGTTTGAAGCCAGCGCTTTGAAAAAAGCCAAACCTATAGCCAAAGGCCTTCCCGCTTCTCCCGGCGCGGCAAGCGGCGCTGTGGTGTTTACGGCGGAGGCCGCGGTAGAATGGAAAAACGCGGGCAAGGATGTTGTTTTGGTAAGAATGGAAACCAGCCCGGAAGATATAGAAGGCATGTATGCTTCGCAAGGAATATTAACCGCACGCGGCGGCATGACTTCGCACGCGGCGGTCGTGGCTCGCGGCATGGGCACTTGTTGCGTGGCGGGCTGCGGCGAAATTAAGATAGACGAGGAGAAAAAGATATTCACGGTAAACGGCCTAGTGTTCAAAGAAGGCGACCCTATATCTTTGGACGGAAGCACGGGTTATGTTTATGGCGAAGCCATACCTACCGAGCCCGCTTCGGTTACAGGCGACTTTGCCACAATAATGGAATGGGCGGACAAATACCGCGCCCTAGAAGTCCGCGCCAACGCGGATTCGCCCGCGGACGCGGCGCAGGCCGTTAAGTTTGGCGCTCAAGGCATCGGGCTTGCGCGCACGGAGCACATGTTCTTTGAAGCCGACCGCATACCAGCGATGCGCGAGATGATTGTCGCCAAGACCGAACAGGCCCGAAAGAAAGCGCTCGCCAAATTATTGCCTATGCAAAAGAACGACTTCAAGGGCATATTTGAGGCGCTGCAAGGCCGGCCCGCTACAATCAGGTTTTTAGACCCGCCGTTGCACGAGTTCGTGCCCGCGGACGAGGATGACATCAAAGATTTGGCCAAAGAAATGGGCCTTGAATATGAAGAACTAAAAGCCACGATCGAATCTTTGCGCGAGTTTAACCCTATGCTTGGCCATAGAGGCTGCCGTTTGAGCATAACTTATCCCGAAATAGCCGAAATGCAGACAAGGGCGATTATTGAGGCGGCCTTGGAAGTCAAGAAAGAAAAAGGCCTTGACGTAGTGCCTGAAATAATGATTCCTCTTGTTGGCGATATAAAAGAGCTTGAGTTTGTGAAATCAATAGTAGTCAAGACGGCGGACGAAATTATCGCGCAAAGCGGCACAGATCTTAAATACCTTGTAGGCACAATGATAGAAGTTCCTCGCGCCGCCCTAACAGCCGATAAGATAGCCAAGAGCGCGGAGTTCTTCTCGTTTGGCACAAACGACCTAACGCAGATGACCTACGGCTTTAGCAGGGACGACGCGGGCAAGTTCTTGGACGACTATTACGCCAAACAAATTTTTGAGTTTGACCCGTTCGCGAGAATTGACCTAGAAGGCGTAGGCCAGCTTGTCAAGCTTGCGGTTGAAAAAGGCAAGGCCGCCCGTCCTAACATCAAGCTAGGAATTTGCGGCGAACACGGCGGCGACCCTTCAACCATAGAGTTTTGCCATAATGTCGGATTGACTTATGTGTCATGCTCGCCTTTCAGGGTGCCTATCGCGCGTTTGGCGGCGGCCCAAGCCAATATAAAAAACCCTAGAAACTAATAAATAAAATTATTACAAAGCCCTGTTATATATAACAGGGCTTTTTGGTAATCATAAACTTTTGCTGGACAAGTATTTTTGCTTGATACTATCAATATATAACATATTAAGGAAAAATGCGGGAAAAAAGAAATCGGATATTTTCCAGATAATATCTATTTTCTATCATGCGTTGGCCTTAATCGTATTGATAATATTAATTGTATTGGCCAATAAAAACATTATCCACTCATCCACGGATTATATATTTATCATAGCTGCATTCAGCGTTTATGTCTTTTGCTCGTTGGTTATTTTATCGTAAGATATTGCAAAAGCAAAAAGCAAAATAATAACCAATAAAAAAATTTCAGATAAGATTTTTTAAAAAATAAAGGCCCATTTTCAAAAAACGGGCCTTTTTGTTTTATCGGCTTATATCGCCTGACAAAATCATTCCAATCCATTTGGATTCTTTTTTTGCCAGTTCCAGCTGTCTTGGCACATCTTCACTAAGTCGCGCTTGGCTTCCCAGCCCAATTCTTGCTTGGCTAGGCTAGGGTCGGCGAAACTTGCCGCTATATCGCCGGGTCGTCGGGGCGCGAACTCATAGGGTATGGGTCTGCCCACCACCTCGGAGAAAGCGTTAATAATTTCTAGCACGCTATAGCCTCGGCCTGTGCCTAAGTTATAAATAACCACGCCAGGATTGGTTTTTAGTTTTTTCAAAGCGGCGATATGCCCAAGCGCCAAGTCAACCACATGTATATAATCCCTCACGCCCGTGCCGTCGCGGGTGGGATAATCATTGCCAAAGACGCGGACTTTTTCCAGCCGCCCTACCGCGACTTGAGTTATATAGGGCACGAGGTTGTTGGGGATGCCGTTGGGGTCTTCGCCTATAAGCCCGCTTTCATGCGCGCCTATCGGGTTAAAATACCTCAAAATAGCCGCGTTAAGCGACGGGTCGGCTACATTTTGGTCCTTGATAATTTGTTCTATAAACAGCTTGGTGCTGCCGTATGGGTTGGTCGCGCCAAGCGGGGCGTCTTCCTTGATAGGAACGCTTTTGGGCACGCCGTAAACGGTCGCCGAAGACGAAAACACTATATTTTTCACGCCCGCTTTTTGCATAGCGGCGAGCAAATTAATAGTGCCCGTAATGTTGTTATAATAATAATTCAACGGAACGGACACCGATTCGCCCACGGCCTTTAAGCCTGCAAAATGCATAACATCGGTAATTTGGTTTTCTTTGAAGACCTTTTCAAGCCCGTCCATGTCCAGCAAATCGGTCTTGTAAAACTTAACATCCTTGCCGGTAATTTGCTTAATTCTATTAAGGGCCTCTATTTTAGAGTTGGACAGGTTATCCAAAATAACTATTTCATAGCCCGCGTTAATCAACTCAATAGCGGTATGGCTTCCTATGTAGCCTGTTCCGCCTGTGACCAAAATCGCCATCTGATATCTCCTTAAATCAAAATTAATTATATGTTACCACAAAACGCGCCATAAGCAAAATCAATAAAGACTTTTTAATTAATATTTGGCGCCGCCTGTAATATGTATAAACCTTATCTTGTCATAAATATAACTTCTCAAAGGGCGGTCGTATGAGTCAAAAGTGTGCGTGGCTATGGTTATTTCGGGCGTTACGGAAACCACAAACAGCGAATGCGAAAAAATATTGTCTTTAAAACTAAGCTGTATTATATCGCCTTCTATAAGATGGTCTTGGCTTGTTTGGACGGCTTGAGGCCCCACGCCTTTGTTATTGATTATAAACTTAAAAAAATATTCGGCCGCCGTCCAAGACGCCGCGCGGTTGCTCGGCGAGATATAATACCAGCCCGTTACGGGCGTAAAATTCATTACATTGATTCCGGCGAAGACGCATTGCGATATAAAATTGGTGCAATCCCCTCCCAAATTGGAAAAGTCATAATATTTTGGGTTGCGCGAATACGCCCATTTTTTAGCGTATTGCAGCGCGGCTTGGCGGTTATATAAAATTTTTCTCATTATTTTTTAATCCCATCTTAATCTATTTCTAAAAATATATACTTGTCAACGCGGCTTTTATACAATATAATGTAAATATAAATTATATATTCGGAGTAAAAAATAATATGCCATTTGAAGCCCTGAGATGTCCCAATTGCGGCGCGCCGCTTGAACATAACCAAAATTATTGCGACCATTGCGGCATAGGTCTAAAATCCACAGACCCTAACGCCCAAAAAGGCCGAGGGTTTAATATTTCAATAGAAGGCAAGGACAAAACCTACAATTATGGCTTCTCCTTTGACGCCCAGCCCAAACAAGGCCCGGACAGCCAGCAAGGGACATATAGTTTTGGGCCAAACCAAACAACATATGACGCGCGGACCAATACCTACGCTCAAAGCGCGCCTAAGGCCGCGACCGCGTCGTCTTTGTCTCGCGAAGTGGCGCTTATACTGGCGTTAATTTCTTTATTTTTCTTAGGCGGAATCGCCATACACAAGATTTATCTAAAAAGAATGGGCGACTTTGTGCTGTCTTTGCTTTTTTTCTGGACAGGGATTCCCGCTATAGTTTGCTTAATTAATTGCATTTCGCTTGCCACAATGACCAACCAAGAGTTTCATCAGAAATTCGGATAAAATATTTAGGTCGGTATAAAATTTCAAAAAAATATAACTTCAAAAGGACACAAAACCAATACCAAAATTTAACCAAAAAAGAGGGCGACGCCCTTATTTTTTTAAATTGCCCATTGTTTAATCATCTGATATAATAAACCCTGTGCGATACAAAACCATAAGTTCGGAACAAACTTTTGAGCTTGGCAAAAAGCTTGCCCAGAAGCTAAAAGGCGGCGATATTATCGCGCTTGAGGGTCAATTAGGCGCGGGCAAAACGGTCTTTGCCAAGGGCTTAGCGGCGGGCTTGGGCGTCAAAAAAGCCGTTTTGAGCCCCACGTTTACGCTTTTTAGGCAATACAAGGGCGAAAAATGGGATTTTTACCATTTTGATATGTATAGGCTTTCTGATTCCTCAGAGGCCTATGAGGCGGGTTTTGACGAATTTATCGGGC
It includes:
- a CDS encoding NINE protein, producing the protein MPFEALRCPNCGAPLEHNQNYCDHCGIGLKSTDPNAQKGRGFNISIEGKDKTYNYGFSFDAQPKQGPDSQQGTYSFGPNQTTYDARTNTYAQSAPKAATASSLSREVALILALISLFFLGGIAIHKIYLKRMGDFVLSLLFFWTGIPAIVCLINCISLATMTNQEFHQKFG
- a CDS encoding polyribonucleotide nucleotidyltransferase; amino-acid sequence: MELGHVFKTQIGGREVIVEIGKYAELSNGSCLIRCGDTVVLTNVTMSPEPREGIDFFPLGVDFEEKMYAVGKIPGGFRKREGRASDKAILTSRLIDRPIRPLFPQGFFNDVAVVCTALSVDTNIPPEVFAMIGSSIALSISDIPFLGPTGSVVVGYVDGQYVINPDSVQRAKSAMHVYVSGTKDAIMMVEAGAYEVSEQIILEGILFAHEEIKKIVDFIEEIAKAVGKPKKEVQYYTIPDEIDQAVREYADKLLDEALDTFDRATRQENQERVQEQVLEHFQEIFPDKAREISDVLYNMTKEKVRAKILEKGVRPDGRKLDEIRPIWCETSVLPRVHGSAVFTRGQTQALSTATLGTISDVQRLEGLDEESFKRYMHHYNFPPYCTGEAKPLRGPSRREIGHGALAERALEAVLPPESEFPYAIRTVSEILSSNGSTSQASVCGSCLALMDAGVPIKAPVAGIAMGLIKDEQSGKVAILSDIQGIEDFLGDMDFKVAGTAKGITAIQMDIKIKGIDKEILQAALEQARVGRLHILDKMLEVLPAPRPELSKYAPKIIYFEISPDKIGDVIGKGGKVINKIIEETGVKIDIMEDGKVMIASTEIDLAELAKNKVLAITVEPEVGFQYQCHINRILEFGAIAEIAPGKEGLIHISKLAPHRVRKVTDVVNLGDEVIVEVIKIDHDKGRIDLKLVKKLAK
- the tsaE gene encoding tRNA (adenosine(37)-N6)-threonylcarbamoyltransferase complex ATPase subunit type 1 TsaE, translating into MRYKTISSEQTFELGKKLAQKLKGGDIIALEGQLGAGKTVFAKGLAAGLGVKKAVLSPTFTLFRQYKGEKWDFYHFDMYRLSDSSEAYEAGFDEFIGQDGAITVIEWADKIIDMLNNITYCVNIAYIDQNTRLVEIK
- a CDS encoding amidase domain-containing protein — its product is MRKILYNRQAALQYAKKWAYSRNPKYYDFSNLGGDCTNFISQCVFAGINVMNFTPVTGWYYISPSNRAASWTAAEYFFKFIINNKGVGPQAVQTSQDHLIEGDIIQLSFKDNIFSHSLFVVSVTPEITIATHTFDSYDRPLRSYIYDKIRFIHITGGAKY
- a CDS encoding pyruvate, phosphate dikinase encodes the protein MAHKYVYLFKEGDGTMRELLGGKGANLAEMTKLGLPVPQGFTVTTEACTRYYEDGKKIADEIKDQIFAALEELEKIEGKKFGDVNNPLLVSVRSGARASMPGMMDTILNLGLNDQTVLGLAKLTNNERFAYDSYRRFIQMFSDVVMEQEKSKYERILDEIKEKKGCKQDIELTAEDLKEIVDLFKKLYKEGVGEDFPQDPAAQLMEAVKAVFRSWENPRAIVYRRMNDIPSSWGTAVNVQTMVFGNMGEDSGTGVAFTRNPSTGENKLYGEYLMNAQGEDVVAGIRTPNPIDVLEQQNPEIYNQFAEIAEKLEKHYKDMQDMEFTIERGKLYMLQTRNGKRTAKAALKIAVDLVKEGLITEKEALLKIDPKQLDSLLHPQFEASALKKAKPIAKGLPASPGAASGAVVFTAEAAVEWKNAGKDVVLVRMETSPEDIEGMYASQGILTARGGMTSHAAVVARGMGTCCVAGCGEIKIDEEKKIFTVNGLVFKEGDPISLDGSTGYVYGEAIPTEPASVTGDFATIMEWADKYRALEVRANADSPADAAQAVKFGAQGIGLARTEHMFFEADRIPAMREMIVAKTEQARKKALAKLLPMQKNDFKGIFEALQGRPATIRFLDPPLHEFVPADEDDIKDLAKEMGLEYEELKATIESLREFNPMLGHRGCRLSITYPEIAEMQTRAIIEAALEVKKEKGLDVVPEIMIPLVGDIKELEFVKSIVVKTADEIIAQSGTDLKYLVGTMIEVPRAALTADKIAKSAEFFSFGTNDLTQMTYGFSRDDAGKFLDDYYAKQIFEFDPFARIDLEGVGQLVKLAVEKGKAARPNIKLGICGEHGGDPSTIEFCHNVGLTYVSCSPFRVPIARLAAAQANIKNPRN
- the hemZ gene encoding coproporphyrinogen dehydrogenase HemZ — translated: MYNINIPFLLPENEDIIRLFFKEYRRGERSDIFIDQNISFEGQKVISLVKTNLGGEPLEFLDSQRFLYPKGSLEYSKYLKRFAKHSLYKVLKQLTGQAMPWGSLTGIRPTRLAYELIEQNIPIEQIAPALKQTFDISAQKLELLMRIIQAQKGIYTKDARAVNLYVNIPVCATRCSYCSFISSQIDKCGHLLDTYCKLLSQEIKFSLDIIKSQNQYVRTVYVGGGTPTAIAADQLDAILSELPKDALEFTVEAGRPDSVTKEKLDLLKAQNVTRISINPQTFNQDVLDTIGRGHTVQDIFRAYELARQNYDFIINMDLIAGLPNDAYGSFCQSIQKTLQLAPDNITVHTLSLKSGARLKQQQIKYFGDIAQMVDYAYQEITSQGYIPYYLYRQKNTLGNLENTGYCKPDTQCINNIDTMEESVSVVACGAGAISKRVLGGGRIERSANVKNIEDYIGRFDEMLKRRKKLFLAKNNKL
- the rpsO gene encoding 30S ribosomal protein S15 — encoded protein: MDKKTKQEIISKFARKEGDTGSPEVQIALLTYRINHLNEHLNIHKKDHHSRRGLLQLVGTRRQLLNYLKRVDINRYRDIIEKLDIRK
- the galE gene encoding UDP-glucose 4-epimerase GalE — protein: MAILVTGGTGYIGSHTAIELINAGYEIVILDNLSNSKIEALNRIKQITGKDVKFYKTDLLDMDGLEKVFKENQITDVMHFAGLKAVGESVSVPLNYYYNNITGTINLLAAMQKAGVKNIVFSSSATVYGVPKSVPIKEDAPLGATNPYGSTKLFIEQIIKDQNVADPSLNAAILRYFNPIGAHESGLIGEDPNGIPNNLVPYITQVAVGRLEKVRVFGNDYPTRDGTGVRDYIHVVDLALGHIAALKKLKTNPGVVIYNLGTGRGYSVLEIINAFSEVVGRPIPYEFAPRRPGDIAASFADPSLAKQELGWEAKRDLVKMCQDSWNWQKKNPNGLE